Genomic window (Toxotes jaculatrix isolate fToxJac2 chromosome 10, fToxJac2.pri, whole genome shotgun sequence):
TTAGACTCATCAATGCAAACAGCCCAGGACTGCCTAAGCCAGAGGTTTCCTCCGGCCattattttgtcatgttgtttcCAATCCTCTGAGAGTCTGTACATTTAATAAGGTACTGTACTGATATGCCACATGCAGTTGTGCTTAGTAGTCCTGAAGGTTGGTTTCTGCTCCCAGTCCCTAACAGAATGCTGTGCCATGCTTTCTGAACACTGTCTTCAAAGCATTTTAATTATACTTTTGTGGATATATTGTTCTGGAGGGACAAGGCAGTTAATGTCACATAAGTAATCATATGGagaaaagggattttttttttaaaaaaaaaaagaaaaacttcagcaaaactttaaaagcaaagaggaaTCATGGGTAAATAGAGGGGAGGATAATAAGACAGTTGACTACTTTGAGATCAAAAAGTTCAGTGACAGAAGGGGGATTTAATTTGCTTTATTCAGAAGCTGCCAGGACTCAAAGATAagagagtcacacacacacacatacacacacacacatacacacacacacacacacaaaaagaactGCTCTAAGCTTTGCCACAGGTAAAGCCGGGGACACAAGCCAGTAAGTAGATCCTCTGCGAAACAAAGGGTTGAGAGAAATGTTAAATTACAATTTCATGTCCATTGCATCTGACGAAAGACAGCAGAAAACACTTTATCCACTTCATAAGTCACCAAGAGATATGACAGCCGGCTCAGAGCGGAGGCTGGTGCAGAGTCTCCGGTACATTAATTCATACGTGTTCCTTCTGGACATGGCAGCCGTCACTGTCATTTAAGAGAGATTTATCTCCGTCCCCCTCATGAGCAGTCCTGtgacatttccatttgttgCATGACGGCGGATCACCAGACCAATGCGTGGTCACTGGCTCCTTCCATTTTCTGGTGCGGCTGTGGAGATGAGCATTGCTTGAAACACAGTGTCATCAAAATGCTTACTCACATcaatagagagacagagagagagagagaggaagaggaagataaatggaggtgaagacagagaaaagtggaGAGATTCAGTGAGAGGTGGTTATACAACAGGggactgatgggaaaaaaaaacaaagtgcagcaTTAAGTGTTCTTGGCCAGACAGAAGATGAGAAGGGAGGATGtctgcatttatattttatggAGTTcttggatgatggatggatggatggatgatggatggatgggagaGGAAGTAAAAAGCTGAGGGCTGTAAAGGTGAGGAGATGAGATATGGGCGGAGCAATAGTGGCGATGAGTGACAGACGACTGGAAGGTACGTAGTTGCCGTGCGCTTGTTAGcaaggaaaacaagaaaaaatgaaCTAAGGGAGTCGTCAATAGGGATCTGACGTGGAGTGTAATGAGCGAGGCTGACGATGGAAGGTGCTTGCAACACAAAACAAGTACTTATGTACAGTTACACACCTAAAACAATCCCAGCATCAGATGCAGAAATGTGCATCCAAGACGAATAAGGATTCTAATGATATGGACAGGGCTGAACCAGTTATTCATAAAACCATTAAGTTTGTGTTTAAAGTCCCATTTAAGTTAACAGTAACTGCTCGTTTCAAATTAGCAATTCACTAAATCAGGTTTCCTATTAAAACCTATTATCACCAATGTTTACTATGCCTACTAATACAGACACAATAATGTCTACTGAATCTGTATCCTCGGCTTTATGGAGTTCTGCAgtctgtttcagctcattgtttagatGTCTGATCCATAGATTTagtgttttggttcactcaCTGCTCTCACAGTGTAGTTCTCAGCAGCACAGGCAGCTGCTTTGTGTCTCAGTGTTACCACTTGTACTATTTGTACAGAACTTGGGAAGAGTTTAGTTTGGTCAGACAGTATTGGCataatattttgtaatttgtgtTCTAATTTGTTTACATCATATATGTTTAAATCATTGAAAACAGCATTGTATTGAAATGTTGAATCTGATGTGTTGACCATATTCCACTGTCTCTTTTACCCCTTCTCTAAATTTTGATACTagtagctaacgttagctttgTCAGTTGGTTCAGGTAGCTACTAAAACAGTTATACCTGGTAATTACTAGTGTTTATTAACAAATAATCTCTATGTAGGAATTTTGTAGAGcaacatgttttaatttagtGATGTATAAATCTCTACTTAGTAAACACTTGGTGTGAATTCATGCACAGCTGGTGCAGCCTTCTCCTGGTCCAGAAGGCCATTTGTTTGGCTTTGAGAAGACAACTGGTGCCAGTTGTGTCCCAGCCAGGCTCAGGCATCATCAGCTTTTGGCACATTTCTAAAGCCCGGGCATTTGGATTTAACTGCAGCCACAATCGAACTTCTAGCAGATGAGGCATCCGTGGTTTTGACACGAAGTTAAAGATGAATTGACAGAGGAAAGAAGCCATAAAACAACATGAGAGTGGCAGACAAACGGTCAGTGGATGAGAGATCAGCAGACAGAACAACTAAGGAGTAAATATGAAAGGTGGGTCAGCTAATAAATGAGTAAGAGAAATGGACAGGTGCACAGATGTAGGTTTAAATGTTAAGAGAAATAATAAGGAAAACATACTCGCTCATAGTTGCAGATGTGACAGCTGAGGCAGGTAGACAGAGGCAGGCAGGTGGATGCTGACTAACACTGAGTTGTCTGCCACTctgacgctgctgctgctctgattcTAATTATTCATTTGCTCCCTAACTCACAGATCACACATTTACATCCTCCCCCTCAGGTGTCTCACAAACGTCTCCAATTGTCTCTTTCACTGTCAGTGgctgtgtcctctgtccctGAGTACACACTGCGTACTCTTATTCATATGATTCTCGAGATAAATGCAAATCTTAGGTTCCGTCCAACTGCTCTTCAACATTAACACAAAACTAAAAGACTACTGCTTAAGAATAAGAGACCTTCATGACCACAGTGTGTTGCTGATGCACTAAATATCAGCTTGTTAGCGACCAGTTAACATCATTAGTCAGTGCGGGGGAATGCACACGGGGAAAACAATAGACTGCAGCAGGTGGAGCGCCTACACCGAAATCTCATAAGGCGTTATTATGCAGCATGCCCCCGAGGCTTTCTCACACATGCTGGAGGTCCTACCGGTGGGCTGTTGGAGGTCAGGCTGTATAATTGCAGTTGAAGCTCAGCCACTGAGCCGGAGGAGAACGAAGAGGTAATAGAGATTAATCACACAGTTTCAACGCTGCTGGAGCCTAATGATTGACCATTTAGCACACAAAGCATTTTGGTCTTTGGGCTGTGGTTGACTGCTGTGTGCAGATAagtcaccaccaccaccaccaccaccactaccatcatcatcatcatcatcatcatcaccattatCAATTCTGCTCCTGGTTATTTCCAATAGTCACCATCAGCAACATTAAGAGCAGTAACAGAAATGTGCAGTGATTGTAGCTGGAAGAAAAGATAAGCTGTCGAAAACGGTCCTTTCATCTCATATGAGAGCCACATGGGTGTTTTATGAAACTGAAGATAGAGACAGGAGAAAGAGCTGAGGGGAAACTAATCCAGATGATGACACTGATGCAAGGCAAAGGAgcaggaggtgaggagggagagggcaTGAGGGAATGGCAGTGTCGGTGTAAATTGGAGGAGAAGAACGTAGATAGAGATTAAGGGCCAAAAGAGTAAGCTGGTGTGGAGGAGgggaatgagaaaaaaaaaaagaagtgataTAGGGGATAaaactggatgtgtgtgtgtgtgtgtgcacagtacgtgggtgtgtgtgttgtgtgtgtgaggttgggggaagtgaaaaagaaagggGAACGTTGCAGCGCAAATGAGAGGTTGAGTGgcacaaacagagaggaagagagagagagagagggaaggagggtggGTGAGCATGGGGGGGTTGCACAGCGGCACTATGGGGAGAAGAATACAGCTGtgcagagagtcagagggagaagcacaaacagtaaaacaacaaacagtagCCCTCACACCAGGACCAAATAACAGAAGCAGCTGGGATATATTGGTAGGTGGAAGGAGCGTCGGGATTTAATCACAAGTAAAGGACCAAATCTCAGCCACTGGCAACATCTgggacagagaaaaaacagaagagcggacgaggaaacaaaggaaggagctgagacagaagaggagTGACCTGaggtgggaaaagaaaaaccagaAGATTGAAACAGgtaggacagagagagagagagagaaatctgagaatgaaaaaaaaactgaatgcatgtaaaaaaaaaatgtaaagatagAGAGGAGTTTTTTTTAGAGTAGGAAAagatgaaatgtaaacaaatgtttctTTGGATGGGAATGCACAGACAATTCTGAGCGAAGGTAAAGGAAGAGAGACACTATAGACCAGAATGAGATTCTGTTGTTTGCCAATATATGGCTTAAGGGAAAAAGATGATTGACGACGTTTGGACTAAAAGAAGGGAAATGAAGGAACGAAGCACCAActagcacagaaaaaaaaaattgcccgAGACTTTAGTTCACACTAGAAAGCGGTAAAcgagaaaatgaatgaaagtgaagTAAGCTGCTGGTTTatctgaatgaaaacagaaaaacacggCAGCATGAAATAATCATAACTGGCATGTGTGGAGAAATGAATTACAGTAACATTGTGCGTCTCTCTTTAACTGTCATTGTGGCCATTAGGAAAGGAAATCATTAGTCGTCACATGCATCATAATTTATAATAGCAATGCTGGATAAATAATACATTGAATATTTAATGCTAAGGTTCTGGTGACAAGTCAGTGTAATGTTTGCACAGATTGCCTTGGGAATAGCTggaaacacaaatacatgcatgaTAGGTTCAGATTATCTGGATGGAAGTAAGAGGTAAGGAGGGCTCAAGTCTATTGCTGACAGATTTATCTGGACGAGGAGAAGCGAGGGAAGAGGTGGTGAGTAACAACTAGACAAAGAGGAATCCTTGATGAGTTAGAGACAGGGTTAGTTACCAgggagactttgtgaataaaccATAAGGCGGTGGCCACATAAATCAGCAGGTGACACACTATGCGACACACTTGCATGtagcaaacacagaaaaaaataaacatggaaaTATATGGGTGTACTTATGTAGCTTAATCTAATCAGTGCCTTTATCACTGTTGTATCATtaagtgtgtgcttgtgtgcacgTGATAGCCAAATGGAGCAGCTACTAATGTATTCATGGAGTCAGGCAGGTGGAGATCAATACAAGTTTCAGGCATTTTACAGGCAACAGCCCACAGTTTTATAACATCAAAGGGGGAGAatggctgctgtgctgcagattTCCCCTGAGAGTTGTGATCACCTTCAGTGAGGTGCTGCCACCTTATGGTGAAACTGTGGTATCTCAGAAATTGTAAACGTGCGGGAGAATGAGTTGTGGTTCATGTTTTGGCCTGTGTCTCATTTCCCCCCTGAGCAGAACTGCTGACCTCTGCCTGCTGATCCACAATGTGTGTCCAGCTGCACATGCTACTGATCCTGTGTCTGACCTTCACACAGGGGTGAGAGACCTCAGGtcgaacacacactcacagggtgAAAAACACATGCTGATACTGATATTTGTATTGACTGAAAGCGTTATTAAAGCATCTTAGTTTCAGAACATTTATTGTCTATTTTTGACCtcctgactttttctttttttcccccacccctctctctctctactgtaTCAGCACTTGTATGTTTCCTAACCATCACTGGGGTGAATGGAACGACTCTCAGCTTCAGCCAACGATTCAGAAGCTGATGAAAGGATACAACCGCTACCTCAGACCTAACTTCAATGGTAGGGAAAGAGATTGAAAAGTGGTCGTTTCAATGACAATATTTATGAGTGGAGTTTGagtcaaagcaaaaaaaaaaaaaaaaaaaaagcaagtacAAAGCAGCAATcatttctgtgcttgtgtgctACCTAATTGAAAATGGACTTATTTCCAGTCTCTGTGTTTGATAGAGGGCCCTGTGGAAATTGGAATGAGCCTCGACATCGCCAGCATTGATGCCATCTCTGAAATCAATATGGTACAGAGCTCTTCCTACTGTTTTGTGTCAGTGGGTGAGTGAGGGAGCATGGGAATAAGTGTGTGACTGGATAAATGAATGATGGTTCACGTCATCTTTTCAGGACTACACTGCAACTATTTTCCTCCGTCAGCGCTGGCGGGATTCCAGGCTGGTGTTCCCGGGAAATGAGAGCGTCAGCCTGGACGGACGCTTGGTGTCACTGCTCTGGATCCCTGACACCTTCATCCCCGACTCCAAGCGCTCCTTCCTGCATGACGTCACCGTGGAAAACCGCCTCATTCGCATCTTCAGCAATGGAACTGTTCTCTACGCCCTtcggtacattttttttttcccttagaTGTATTGATTtgacatttactgacatttGATGACTCTTGCATGTGCCATAAAATAAGCTTTTCAGACTCTGCTGTGCTTGTAGAAGgaaaactgaacagaaaatgaaaaggtgcTTGCCACAGAATGAAAATGACGGAAGatgaaatcagaaaaacatttttttcctaatttttctctgtgtcatgCTGTTTTCGTGATTGTCACGGTAATCAACCGTGAACTGGCCTTAGGTTttactaaaaaaagaaaaaaaacaaaaaaaacaaaacacttatgTATCATCATTCAGTCATATCACTTAAGGGAATGCCACTGAATTCCTCTGTTTTGTGCCCTTCAAACAGTTCAGATTGTGTTAGTGAAGATTTGCAGAGTCCCCCTTTGGCCACAGTAAAAATGTGTCCTAACGTCTCATCTGTCAGGTCACACTGATGGAGAAGTTTATCATGCGTGGACAGCTCTatagaggacagagagggagttTGTGCAGGGTACTTTGTGTATTTATCATTCTTCTAGTGTGCAGGCATGCATTTTGATTCCTGGCTTTGCGGTGCCTGATTTTCTGCCCCGTTCCTCATGAAAttccccagttttttttttttttcattaacaatACATTATGTCGCAATATTTTTAGAGTTTCAATTCAAATGCTCAGAGACTGTTACAAAGCTAATGCATCATATGCAGAAATATCCAGCGTTGACACTTCAGATATGGGTCTTTGTTCTCTAGATTGTtactcgggggggggggggttctttgTGCTCACTAATTATTAATTGCCCTGTCTGACATCAAAAGAGTGAAAGTCTTTTTGTGGGGGAGTTTTTGAAGGTTGCTAATGATCTCGCTATGACCACACAACAGCATCACGGCTACGATTGCCTGCAACATGGACCTGACCAAGTACCCCATGGACAGACAGGTGTGCACTCTGCAGCTGGAGAGCTGTGAGTAATACCTGTGAGCTCCGCCTCAGCCATCACCCCCACCACATCAACCCTCCATCAAGTGTGGAGATGGACAtaaaccatcatcatcatctcatcaTCACCATTGCCATTTTCACCATCATCCATGTAGTGAGTATTAAACTGAAGTGGTTACTGTTATGGTTATCAGGCCACATTCATCAGAACTTAATTAGTGTACCTGTATGTggatatatatgtgtgtgtgtgtgttcagggggCTACAACCTGCAGGATGTGGTTTTCTACTGGACCAGAGGGAATGATTCAGTGAGGGGTCTTGACACACTGCGGCTGGCTCAGTACAGTATAGAGAGCTACTATACATCAGTGTCAGAGGCTGTATATGAAACAGGTACAGTACTTCAACTCCCAGAATTCCCCTCATGTGtgcagttatatatatatatatatatatatatgtatatatatacatatatatatctatatctatataaaacacaaatgtaatACACTGTCTTAAAAAATCTTCCTCTTTctgattatatttttttgtctcttcacaGGACAATACCCTAAGCTGGTGCTGCATTTTGCACTGCGTAGAAACGTGTTGTTCTTTATCCTGGAGACTTATGTTCCTTCCATTCTCCTAGTGGTTCTCTCCTGGGTCTCCTTCTGGATCAGCCAATCCTCTGTGCCAGCTAGAACCTGCATTGGTTAGTACAATCTCTTGCACTTTTGCCATACTGGCTGTGTATATCATATGAATTTGGCACATACGGAGGAATAATTTCCaatgtataataataattaatttttttcatagttGTGTCCAACATTTAAATGTAGTCTTGTGTTATACAGCACAAAGCTTATTGCCttcactgaaacatttttaGTTTCAAATTGATTGTTAGCAGCTCCACTACAGAGACATTTTccctctaaacttctcacaAAGTATAagagtaaaatttaaaatttatagcttttttttttttttatttaccaccACATTAATCTCACGTCTCACAACCCCCAGATTAATCTTGTGACCCTTTAGGGGGGAGGGACCCCTATGTTGGATTCTGAATGCAGTGCACTTCTACTTCTAATGGcgtattttctccttttctttaaaGGATCTGCATAGTTCTTCCACTCTCAGTGACTTAATACTTCTTGCAGTCTTACATCAACTGAGGCAGTCAGCTGTTAAGTGCATCACATTCAGAGATAtattctgctgctctgcacccTGCACTCACAAACACCTCAGTTCATCTTCATGAGTGCATCACTAGTTAAACACACATCTTGATGGTTGGGTTGTTTACTGGGACCACTGGCCAACTGGGGATTagatcagagagcagctggGAAAATAAATAAGGGAAGGAGGAAAATCTGACTGGTGAAggatgaggaagatgatgaggGGCTGGTCTGATGGATGGATTGTGTAAAGAATAAGACAACACCGTAATGTGTTCTACAGGAGTGACTACAGTCCTGACCATGACCACGCTGATGATGGGCGCTCGCACTTCTTTGCCCAATGCCAACTGCTTCATTAAGGCCATAGATGTTTACCTGGGCATCTGCTTCACCTTCATCTTTGGTGCGCTGCTGGAGTACGCCTGTGCCCACTTCTACACCATGCAGCACCAGACCTTAGAGGATTTACACAGAGTGAGCAACATGTTTGCACTTGAACATGAGATAAAAAGCAGAATTTTCACATTATATGCTGAAGACACAGTAAGCATTAATCCATCTGTCTCTTAATCTATTAGGATCTCCTGAAGGAGTTAAATGAATCCAACGGAAATGGCTCCATCCCCATCGTCAGCTCCACCCAACCAAAACAATCTGTGGATATCGGCTCCAGTGCAGAGGAGACCACGGAGCAGTCAGTGAACAGCGACACTAAGAACCACACTGGGTCAAAAGAGAAGGTGACAGGGCAAGGGTGTGGCCTGTCTTCCGTGAAGGACGCATTGCGCAGGGCAGCATCTGTCTTCGTTGTGGAAAATCCACACAACATTGATCGTCACGCCCGCACCGTTTTCCCCACAGCGTTTCTCTTTGTCAATATTCTCTACTGGCTTTACTATCTCTTTCTCTGAGAGCTGGTTCCAAGCTGCTGCATAATTAATTTCAGCATCCTGAAGCTGCTCTACCTCCTCATTTGAGAACCAGTACCAGTCGCCACTGCCTGGATGGAAAGTGACCATGCAACCTTTTGGCTAGAGCCTTTTTGTATGTAACACATATAAAACCTTTTTGTCCCACAAATAGGGCTACAAGTTGATGAAAAGCAGTTGGTTAGGATTGGGAACCAGTAAATCTTCCCTGTATCATATTCTGTATTAAAggctattattattaatgtatgAATGGGCGGCTACCAAGACATTAACATGTAAAAGTGAGGACAGGGAGCCTGTAACTAGCTATAAAAATAGGCTGCCTGAACTGCTCCACACTATACTGTGCTGGATTGAATTGCCTTGATTAAGTGACTgatgtagatgttttttttttttcttgttttggttttcatacGTTGTTTGTATGAGACCATAAACTGCATATTTACTTCACAGCATATCATGTGAAATTAAAAGTCAGTAACtaagaatgtgtttttgtttaatgagGAAGAACTTCAACTAACGACTGAAGAACAAATGTCTGGGAAACAAGAcataaatttattttttcccttatCCAGGTAGGAGAACAGTAAAGTGCAAAAGCCAACCACAGGTTCAACAGAGGAGTTATTAAAACGACATATAGTGGAGATCTCACTCAGAAAACATGGTTTGTATCACTTAATAGCACCACTTTGTTAGTCGCTCAGTTTTCTATAGCAAGAGTTTCCGACACTGTGCCAAAGGGTGTCAAGTAGATGTAGGGCTTCGTTCCAGCCCAGTTTAATTCAGCTGGTGATCACTGAATAGCAAAGTGAGTGCGAGTGTAGTCACAGAATAATAATACACTCACCCCATCAGTCCATGGCACTCAGCAGAAGACCAATGCCAGGTATGTGTTACGATGACGAtgacgatgaggaggagagatggaacCTTGTACAgtataaaagtataaagaaTACAACAGTAGTCATGGCTCACTATGTacaagcagaacaaaaaaaaacatttggtcaTATAAAAGGCACATCACGGCTTTAACTGCCTTCCAACCTCTTATTTTCAAACACATCACATTTCTTAGGTTACCCTCTCCCACATGGCTCATTCACAATTTAACGTTTCACCTGGTGCAGCACTGGTGCCATCACAATCTCACGTTGCTTTTCCATGACAACACCGCATCCTGTGCACTCCCTGTGCTTTTTCAACACACTTCTCTTTcatgtctctttctttcattcaccCTCAATCTGTGTCACCACAGACAGATTCAGATGCCACATACTCGGATACAGATGAAGTtcctcacatttgaaaaagTCCTTTTAAGAAGACAGAAGAGTAGATAGTGAGATGTACCTCTGCCTAGTGGCTGATTTCTCTCATTACAGTTTAGTTCTTCAGAAATCCAAAATGAAACAAGTCTTTGCTTTGGGATGTTTCCTTAGGGTGATTAAAGGTCACAAAAGTCACATCCTGATATCCATCCGTTCTTTCTCCGGTCCTTTCAATGATGCTACTTTTAAGTTCCTTTCTTTGACTCCCATTCCTGTAGAAACAAAAAGTCAGGTGACTTACAGATAATGTGAAAATAAGGTCATTATTTCAAGAAATTAATTTCAAGTAACTGCAGATGAAACATACAAGAGAGTTACAAGCTGCTCATAAATATAAATGGCACCATATTAAGCAATTTCAGTTGTGGtatttttcagtgcacacaaataagtaaatagaaaaacacagaacaaaaaccaATCAATCTAAGCCCACTGCAAATGCTTGAAACAAAATATCTCAACTTTCCTAATCCTTAAAGACATGACTTCacagaaatgtaattttaataattaGGGAAATAATTTAAACCAACCAGCTTTGTAAacatttcattgttgtttttcttttggacaaaataaaatagaaaattaagAGGTGTACCATACTGGCTTCTTTCCATCTGtgcataaaagtaaataaatggcCAAAAAGCCGTACAATCACTGTGATAATGACAACAATTCCAGTCTATGCAGTTGGCCTCTCCAAAGAAAAATACTGCAATAATACTTAAGTATTCTTGAGGTAGAAATATTGTGAATCGTACTGTGAAAGAAGAAGCAGCCGAATGAAGTGATATTAAACATCATGTGTAGTGTCAGGAACCCATTTGATCATAATCACTCAAAATACACTCGCACACATACAGGTGCTTAACTCTGATAGACATGTCATGACTGTGGAACCGTTCAGGAAGCGCGTGTGAGTTAGATCACTGTTACCTTTGCTTTCTGCATGACAGTTCCTGTAGAAGAAGCATAAACAGATGGAGGTCTCCTACGCATTTCTGTGGCACAGTTCACCGGTAAAGACTCACTGTAGATGTTATGGCTCTTTTTGCTGGAGGCctacttacaaaaaaaaacaaaaaaaaacagtaaagaggTAAATACAAAATGCAGGCACGTGTGAATGTAAACAAGCCTTTTCACATAAAGCAACAAATATAACCTTAACAGGTGGTTTGCCCTCGACTGGTGCACCCAGCGCCCCGCCTGCCTGACTCTTCTTGAGGTTTTCTTTGACCTGAGTCAGTCGGAGCTCCAGTTCcaccctctctgcctccttagCTCGGCAGGTTTCCTCCAGATTGGACACACGCTTGTTCAGGGAGGACTTCCTCTTGTCTgctccacagaaacacagggacaTGTATTAGACAAACACAATGAGACTATGACAGGAGAATTCGTATTTTCACTTCCTCCTTTAGATGGTGACAGAGTCTCAAAATACAGGatggctttcaaaataaagtatgtttactcaagtactgtgctGACTCTAAATAAAATGTTGGGCTACTTGTAATTGGCTTGATAGTTTCCGTTTGATGCTGCTGT
Coding sequences:
- the LOC121188396 gene encoding gamma-aminobutyric acid receptor subunit pi, whose product is MCVQLHMLLILCLTFTQGTCMFPNHHWGEWNDSQLQPTIQKLMKGYNRYLRPNFNEGPVEIGMSLDIASIDAISEINMDYTATIFLRQRWRDSRLVFPGNESVSLDGRLVSLLWIPDTFIPDSKRSFLHDVTVENRLIRIFSNGTVLYALRITATIACNMDLTKYPMDRQVCTLQLESWGYNLQDVVFYWTRGNDSVRGLDTLRLAQYSIESYYTSVSEAVYETGQYPKLVLHFALRRNVLFFILETYVPSILLVVLSWVSFWISQSSVPARTCIGVTTVLTMTTLMMGARTSLPNANCFIKAIDVYLGICFTFIFGALLEYACAHFYTMQHQTLEDLHRDLLKELNESNGNGSIPIVSSTQPKQSVDIGSSAEETTEQSVNSDTKNHTGSKEKVTGQGCGLSSVKDALRRAASVFVVENPHNIDRHARTVFPTAFLFVNILYWLYYLFL